The following is a genomic window from bacterium.
CTAAATTCAATAGTAAATAGATTGTTGCCTGATATGTTGAAGCAAACATCTAAAGAAAGTTCTGATGTTGAAAATAAGGAAACATCGGTTGTTGTGAATCAGGTTCCGGAGATAAGGCATAACGATATTGAAAGCGCTTGGTTTCAACTGATTGAAGATAATTTTAAAGCACATAGTTATGTATACAATGTATATAAAGATACTCTTGTTGTTAAAATAGACAGTAGTTGTTACTTATCTATGTTTAATATGAAAAAAAGAGAGTTGTTAAAGAAGGTTCAAGAAGCAGGATTTTTCTATATCAAAAAAATAGAGTTTAAGATATAATATTATTTAAGTTCTTGAATGGTGTGTTAAATCTAATATTTTCGTCTTTAAACTGGTGATAATAATTTTAAAAAACAAAAC
Proteins encoded in this region:
- a CDS encoding DUF721 domain-containing protein, producing MKTEKLNSIVNRLLPDMLKQTSKESSDVENKETSVVVNQVPEIRHNDIESAWFQLIEDNFKAHSYVYNVYKDTLVVKIDSSCYLSMFNMKKRELLKKVQEAGFFYIKKIEFKI